TAATAAAATCTTCATCAAAATCTAAAAATCATAAATATAAAACTGAAAAGGAAAAACCTAATTCTTTTTTTTTTGTCAGCACCTAACTTCTTAATTGGAAACTTAGAATATAAAACATAATCTAAAAACTTTTTTAAAAAAGTAAAAGTTATTTATTGGTTCAACCGGTATCGGATTCTAGGTTTTAATGGGTTTTTGCGGGTTTTTGCGGGTTTCTAAATATTGGGTTTTTCACAAAACCTAAACCAAATTCTTTTTGGGTCACCGGGTTTACCGGTTCAACCGCGAGTCCGGGTCGGGTTTCAAAACACTGTTTGAAACCAATTAAATTAGAAAAATAATAGACATGTCAATTACAAAGAGGAAGCTAATCTTATTCACATTCGAAATACTGGTAATAATATTTTTAATGACACATATCATGATGATTTTATTTACACTAATAACTAGGGCTTGTGGTGGTGGTGATTAAATGCAAAACCCAAACCGGTGAATTCACCAGAGTTCCCGTCCCGGTCACGGGAAAATTAACATTTTGGTATCGTCATGGACAGAGATACGTGGGCTGAAAAAAAATATGTTTTAGTATTTACACTAATAGATTTGGACTTCTAATACTTTATATGATAAAAACGATATTTAGATAGATTAATTTTTCTCTATAAAATGTAAAAAAGACAGTTATTTGTGTCTTGTTTGTAACGCCGATGATCAGCAGGCCCGGGCTTGACCCAAAACGTACAATACAAACGTATGAGGCCTATTATTTTTGTCAAAATTTTAAGACATATTTTCTTCAATGTCATTACTTATAATTATATCAATTTGATAATTTGTTATGTGTATATAAACGATAAGAAAAGAAAGTTGTGGGACATCACTATAATACAAAAATAATTAAAATTTATATATTTTGTGTTATTAAATATGAGTGGATTAAAAGGAAAAAAAAAAATTGTGACGATAACAAAAAAAGAAAATAACTGATTTTGAATAATTATTTTCTAGGTTAAACTTTTTTTCTTCACAGGCGAAAGAAACTTCTCAAAGCTGAAGTTGATAAAGTCTTACCTACGGTCAACTATTTCATAAGAAAAGTTAAATAGTTTAACTATATTGTCGATTGAAAAAAAATATAATCAAAAATCTTGATTATGAAAATTTGATAGATCATTTTGCAAGAAAAAATACAAGAAAATCTATATTTAAGAACTGATAATTTTTCTTAGTTTTGAGGATATTGTATTATTTTATCATAAACTTAAGTTTTTATCGATATATTTTTTATATATTATCTAGGGGCCTCAGTTTTGTATTTTGTACGGGACCATGAATATCTCAGGAGCGGTACTGATGATCAGGCAAGTTCTGTCTCTCTGCCTGAATCATTGATGTTGGACAGAAACACCTTCGAACAACCAGTTTGAACTTTGAACACACACAGAGAGAAGGTTCTGTTGAGAGACGAACGTGGGTGACGCACAAGCCCGGCGGCCACGTCTGACTATCGAGCCACCGTTGCAGCGAGTGGTTCCCACGCGAATGAAATAAACTGTTCTATGGACCCTACATGGTCACGCCGGGGACGCACCATCACGTGAAAAAGGAAACTTCCAAAGGTCAGCAAAAACAGTCTCGTGGCATTTTCGTAAACCGGATCACGTCAGTATTGCACGTGTGGCAAATTCGTAAATTAGGAGTGAATCATGGGTAAAGATATGTGTTCCCACGTGCTTGGTCCGGAGGACACGCGTGACATCACGGAGTGGCAGTTTCGTAAATATAGGGTTAAATGTAGGGTAAATTGGGTAGTCTAGCCTATTTGTTATGAAAGTATTAAACAGCTTCTTCTTTGGCACGAGAGAGTTCTTGATTAGCTTAAGCTCCTTCATCTTCTTCTTCTCCAATTCCTCCGATCACCGGAAAAGTTAACAACCGTAGAGTCCACAGAGCATCTTGATCCGCCGCGCTCAGCTTAAGCTACCTTTATCGTCAAACTAGCTTAAGCTTCTTGAAACTTTTAAGAGTGATCGGAGATTGTCTGAGCACGCAAGTATCGATCTTTCCAGATCTGAGGGAATTGTTTCATAGAAGGTTTAAGCTAAGCCTTAGAATTGTCTCTTTGATCTATCTTTAAAAACAGAGTGATGACGTCAGGGACGAGAATGCCGACGTGGAGGGAGAGAGAGAACAACAAGAGGAGAGAGAGAAGGCGGAGAGCGATCGCGGCGAAGATCTTTACTGGGTTGAGAATGTACGGTAACTACGAGCTTCCCAAGCATTGTGACAACAACGAAGTGCTTAAAGCACTCTGTAACGAGGCTGGTTGGATCGTTGAACCAGATGGTACTACTTATCGCAAGGTTCTGTCTTTTCGCTATTTTAGATCTTACTTTTTTGTCTTTAAAAAGTGTCGGAACATGATTTAACATGCGCCGGAGCCTTCCCGGGAAGTTCTACCTTTCTAACGTGTTCCTTGCGCGTAGGTTAGCGTTAGATGAGCGTTTAGCCAAACGTTTTGATTCTTTATGTGTAACTTTTTGTTATGCGTTCATCTAAAAGAAGATTCTTTCTCTCTCTCTCTCAGTGTCTTGATTCACTTGCGATTCGGTCTAGTCTTATTCTGAGATGATTACCTACCAAAAGAGAAAAGCAAAGTAGCATAGATCTCTAGAAAAGTTGATTAAAATGTCATTGCACAGAGTTCAAAGTGTACTGTTTTGATCTGTAGATTTGTTTGGAAAAAGCATGTGTTCACTTTTGCTTTATTGTCTCTCAAGTCTATGTTCAAATCTCGAGAACCGAGTCCAATGATATTTTGTCGGGTCAGGTATCCTTGACTCCATCGGTTTAAAGAAACATAAAGAGTTTTTATTATGTGAAACCTTTACTTAGACCTAGCTGATTGGAACAATAACTTACTTGCTGTTTCAGTTTAGTTTTGCTCATCTCTAGACCTTACCATTAACACATTCATCACTTAATATTCGGTCCGTTCTACAAAGATAGAAAGTTTTGGAAAAAAAATTGTTTCACAAAAGATAGAATTTTTGTGTGTTTCTGTGAATTTTTGTTATTTAATAATAGTAAATTGTAACTTTTTATAAAATTAATTGAGTTTATTAAAATACTATTGGTAAGATTTTTTTTATTTGTTTTCTTAATATGTGTAGACAATTCATAAATATTATTTTTGTGGAACTGAGTAAGTATATATTCGTGTTTCTCTATAGTCTCCATCTGATCAGTTATGTTTTGATATGTTTTCAGGGAAGTAGTAGACCAGTAGAGCGTATGGAGATAGGTGGCAGTCCATGCTCCTCCAACTTCATGAGTCCAGCTTCTTCTTCTTTCGCTAATCTCACACCTGGAGATGGCCAATCACTCATCCCATGGCTCAAACACCTCTCAACAACATCATCCTCCTCAGCTTCTTCTTCATCAAGGCTCCCTAATTACCTCTACATCCCTGGAGGCTCCATAAGCGCTCCTGTAACCCCACCTTTAAGCTCCCCAACATCTCGTGGAATGAACCAACAAATCAACAACTCTTTCTTCGTCTCCTCAACACCTCCCAGTCCCACTAGGCAGCAGACCATCCCTGACTGTGAATGGTTCTCAGGGATTCAACTCGCGCAAAGCGTTCCAGCTTCACCAACGTTTAGCCTTGTTTCACAAAACCCTTTTGGATTCAAAGAAGCAGGAGGAGGAGGAGGTGGGTCAAGAATGTGGACACCAGGTCAAAGCGGGACATGTTCACCGGCTATTCCTCAGACAGCTGATGTTCCAATGTCTGAAGCTGTGGTGGCTCCTCCAGAGTTCGCGTTTGGGAGTAGCGCAAACGGGTTGGTGAAGGCATGGGAAGGAGAGAGGATACATGAGGTGAGTGGTTCTGATGATCTTGAGCTCACTCTTGGAAACTCAAGCACCAGGTAGTTGCAAGAGGCAGCTCTTGAAAAAAACCGTTTCAACCAAACAATCCTCAATGTCACTTCGATTTTATTTTAATTTATTTTTTCAAGTAAGGCTAAAAGTGAAACACCAGCTTTATATATTCGTTTATTTGTACCTCTTGACCCTTGTGATTGTAAACGGGTCTCTGTTTGAACCAACAGAGAATCAACATTCATAGAGCCTAAAAATTTTTCTTAATGTGAAGGGGAAGCTTTGTTTATTTATTGTTGTCTCTAACCGGATCTGACATTGTTGTATAACGAAAAATTTATAACTACTCCCTCGGTTACAATTTATTTGGTGTTTTAAAGATTTTTTTTGTTAATAAATGATGTTTGATTGTTTTCACTAGATAAAATTTAATCTCATTTGAAATTTGTAACCTATTACAAAATAATACATCTTTTTTTTTATTGGTTGAACTAGTTTTATTTAATGATATTTTTCATTTAACCAAAATAAATTGTATAAAATTTTGAATTTTTTTTATCTTTGTACGAAAACCTTAAACATCAACTAAAATGAAACACTGAGGAGTACTCAACAGAGGAATCTCAATCTTCTTTAGGACTTGAAACTACATCAACGAGATACTGATTCAACTTTTGACCGAACGTCTTCACAGAGAATGTTTCAACCACATGTTTTTCCTAGCTTCACTTCCCATCCTCTTCGCCAACTCAGAATTCTCTAGGAAACTTACCCACAGCCGAACTGAAATCTTCTGGAGTCGCTTCACAGAGATATCCTGTTACTCCATTCTTTACCGTCTCCATAGGGCCACCACTGTTGCAGGCTATCACTGGTTTGTATGCAACCATTGCTTCTAACGGAACAATACCGAAATGTTCATCCTAGCATTTGATTTTGAATCATGAGAATCAGAAGAGATTGAAAACTGGAGGAAAAAGGTAAAAGACGGTGAGTTTACCGTTGGTGTGTAGAGGAGACACAAGTAGCTTGAAAGAAGTTGGTTTCTTTCAGCGGTTGAACAAGATGTGATGAAGTTTACTCGATCAGAAACTCCTTCTTTCTCGGCTAAGCTTTTGAGCTCTTCCAAGTACTCTTACCTTCTCTTTCAATCCTTCGCCATACCCACCTGAACATGAACAATGGAATATTCTGAGAATGCAAACAGTAAACCTTCACTCAATATAAGATTGTGGAAGAAAGAGGTAGGCATGGGGCATGAAAACCAAAACCTAAACCCAAACCCAAACCCGAAATAAGGGTTATCAAATTGGTTGAGGATTCAGCAAATAACCCATCGGGTTTCATATTGTGATACTTCGGATATCGGTTTCGGTTCAGTTTAACCCATAACCGAAACATAACCGAACTAAATCGACCATATATGACTTATAGTTATGTATACATACCACGCATGTTACGGGTTACGATTTTTTAAGTTTTCAGATTATCATCATTATTAAGCATTTCAGTGTTCTTAACTTTCCAACATTGCTATTTTTGGATTTGATATGTGTTGAATACTTTTTTGATCAGTTCAAGTATTATATTTCCTATGTTTAGATTTTTAATTACGTATTTTACTTCAATATAAGCCCAACCGAACAGAAAAACCTAGAATCCAAATGATATATGATTACTTTACAAATTCTAGGATGCATTATAAATTAGAACCGAAACCGAAGTGTTATTATCCAAATACTACTCATACTAATAAATTTTAGAATGAGACCAAGAAAGGTGAAACCGAAAACGCAAAAACTTAAAAGCTCCGACCCGAACCCGAACGCCCAGAGACCTAGAAAAAGAAACACTTACCAGCAACAGTAAGAGTAACATCACTTCGATTTTGATAATGTTTGCATAAAATAGCAAAAGCTGAAACAGTTGTATGTTTAGCTAACAAGAGATCCGGGAAATGGCAGTAGAAAACAACCTAATATCCAACAAATATGTTCCAGATTAAGCTATTAATAATGAAGTGATCAAAAGAGACGATGAATAAAGGAAAGTTTTGAGAATACCTTCGAT
This genomic interval from Brassica oleracea var. oleracea cultivar TO1000 chromosome C2, BOL, whole genome shotgun sequence contains the following:
- the LOC106322443 gene encoding BES1/BZR1 homolog protein 4, with the protein product MTSGTRMPTWRERENNKRRERRRRAIAAKIFTGLRMYGNYELPKHCDNNEVLKALCNEAGWIVEPDGTTYRKGSSRPVERMEIGGSPCSSNFMSPASSSFANLTPGDGQSLIPWLKHLSTTSSSSASSSSRLPNYLYIPGGSISAPVTPPLSSPTSRGMNQQINNSFFVSSTPPSPTRQQTIPDCEWFSGIQLAQSVPASPTFSLVSQNPFGFKEAGGGGGGSRMWTPGQSGTCSPAIPQTADVPMSEAVVAPPEFAFGSSANGLVKAWEGERIHEVSGSDDLELTLGNSSTR